The genomic DNA CGCCAATGGCGGTGCCAAGCCCAAGCTGGAGAATGAAAAGCCGCAGGGCGAGACCGTCAACTACGACGATCTGGTTGCCCGCTGGGCCGCTCAGTAATCCTTAACGCCAAAGCTGGGCCGGGACGCCAATCGCGCCCCGGCCTGTGCGCCCGAAACCGACAAGGGTTCATATGACACTCGAACTACACGGCATCACCAAGCACGTCGCGGGGCAGGTGCATATCAAACCAACGACACTGACCCTGCGCACGGGTCACTTCAATGTATTGCTGGGCCAAACCGGCGCAGGCAAGACATCTCTGATCAAGATGATGGCCGGGCTGGATCCGATTGCTGCCGGGCAGGTGATCATGGATGGAGAGGACGTCACGCGTCTGAGCACGCAAAAGCGTAACATCAGCCTCGTGCACCAATTTTTCGTCAATTACCCGCATATGACGGTGTTCGACAATATCGCCTCACCGCTGAAAGTTGCCGGTATGGCGAAATCCGAGATTCAGGGACGGGTAGAAGAAGCGGCTGACATCCTGCAATTGCGCCCGATGTTGCACCGCCGGCCACATGAACTATCTGGCGGGCAGCAACAGCGCACGGCCCTGGCGCGTGCCATTGCGAAGGAAAGCCGGGCGGTTTTTCTGGATGAACCGTTGGCCAACCTCGATTACAAACTGCGCGAAGAGTTGCGCGAGCAACTGCCAGAGCTTTTCGCGGGACGCGGTGCCGTGGTGGTTTATGCCACGTCAGAACCGGAAGAGGCGCTGTTGCTGGGTGGCGAAACCGGACTGATGGAGGATGGGAGCGTCGTCCAATTCGGCCCAACGGCGGATATCTACCGCGCGCCTGCGACGCTCAGCGCCGCGCGGGTGTTTTCCGATCCCCCGATCAACGTGGCCGAGGTTACCAAAACCGGCAACGAGATGCAGATGGGGGACGCTGTCCGTTGGTCCGTTCCAACCGCGCAGGCGGGGCTGGCCGATGGCACCTATGCTCTGGCCGTTCGGCCGCATCACGTAACGCCGCGCCCCAGCGCAACCGGAACGGTCCGCCTTAACGGTGAAGTGCTGGTAACAGAACTCAGCGGCTCGGAATCGAGCGCACATTTCCGATTGAATGATACCGCATGGGTATCGCTGTCTCGCGGGGTCCACCCGTTCGAGATCGGGCAGCAACACCCCTTCTATCTAGACCCGGCAGGATGTTTCTACTTTGGTCCCGATGGCACACTTGTCGCGCAAGGAGGGTCTGTCTGATGGCTAAAATCACGCTTAGGCGCCTGCGACACAGTTACGACCCATCCCCGAAGGGGCCAGAGGATTTTGCGCTGAAGCAGATTGACCTCGACTGGTCCGATGGTGGCGCTTATGCGCTGCTCGGCCCTTCAGGTTGTGGTAAATCCACCTTGCTTAACATCATATCCGGACTGTTGGTGCCGACCGAAGGTCAAGTGCTGTTTGACGGGCAGGATGTTACCGGATTGCCGCCAGACAAACGGAACATAGCACAAGTGTTCCAGTTTCCGGTGATCTACGACACCATGACTGTCTACGATAACCTTGCTTTTCCATTGCGCAATCGCGGAGTCGATGAGAGCCGCGTCGCGGCTCGGGTGGCCGAGATTGCACAGATGCTGGATGTGACCGACCTGCTTGGCGTACGTGCTGCGGGCCTTAGCCCTGACAACAAGCAAAAGATATCAATGGGCCGGGGATTGGTGCGCGATGACGTCAATGTGGTGATGTTTGACGAGCCGCTGACCGTCATTGACCCACATCTGAAATGGAAGCTGCGCAGCAAGCTGAAAGAGTTGCATGCACGGGTGCGTGCCACCATGATTTACGTGACACACGACCAGACCGAAGCTCTGACATTCGCTGATCAGGTTGTGGTAATGCAGGACGGCGAAATCGTACAGATCGGCACCCCGGTAGAACTGTTCGAGCGTCCCGCACACACATTCGTGGGTCATTTCATCGGCTCGCCCGGCATGAATATTCTACCCGCGACGCAAGAGGGCGAGCGCGTCATGCTCGATGGGCACGACATCGCGCTGGAGGGACCAATCACCTCCGGCTCCGGACAGCTGGAGATCGGCATTCGCCCCGAATTCATCGAATTGGCCGAAACTGGCTTGCCTGCGCGCGTCCGCCGTATGGCTGATGTGGGGCGGCATAATGTGGTCGAGGCGATGATCGGGGATATCCCTGTGAAACTGGTGACAGAGGGCCCGGTGCCCGCACAGGGCAGTGCCGTGCATTTGGCGTTCCGCCCGGATCATACGCGCGCCTATCGCGATGGATGGTTAGCCACAGAAAGGGTAATGCCATGAGAACCCATAACCAAAAGGCGTGGTTTTTCGTTCTGCCGGTCCTGCTGCTGGTGGCGTTCAACGCGCTGGTCCCGATGATGACAGTGGTCAACTATTCGGTGCAGGAAACCTTTGGTAACAATATCTTTTTCTGGGAAGGGTTGCGCTGGTTTCAGGAGTTGCTGAACTCCGATCGTTTCCACGCGGCGCTTGGGCGGCAGTTTCTCTTTACCGGGATTATCCTGATGATCGAAATCCCGCTGGGGATCATCATCGCGCTGTCCATGCCGCGAAAGGGGATGTGGGTACCGGTCTGTCTGGTTCTCATGGCACTGCCGATGTTGATCCCGTGGAACGTGGTCGGTGCGATGTGGAACATATTCACCCTGCCTAAGATCGGCATGCTGGGCTACTTTATGAACGACGTGTTGGGCGTGCCCTATGACATGACGCAAAACCCGGCAGCGGCATGGATCACGATCATCGTGATGGATGTCTGGCACTGGACGTCGCTGGTGGTGCTGCTCTGCTATGCGGGACTGGTCAGTATTCCGGATGCCTATTATCAGGCGGCCAAGATAGATGGCGCGTCAAACTGGGCGGTGTTCCGGCACATCCAACTACCCAAGATGAAGCAAGTGCTGACCATCGCTATCCTGCTGCGTTTCATGGACAGCTTCAACATCTACACCGAACCGTTCGTCTTGACCGGGGGCGGACCGGGCAATTCGACCACGTTGCTCAGCATTGATCTGGTCAAGATCGCGCTGGGGCAGTTCGACCTTGGCCCCGCAGCGGCGATGAGCCTGATCTACTTTGCGATCACCCTGTTGGTGTCATGGTTGTTCTACACGCTGATGACGAAGGATGACGAGCAATGAAAAAACGTAGTTTGATTCCCATCCTTTATATCGCGTTTCTAATGCTGCCAATCTACTGGCTGGTGTCGATGTCGTTCAAGACGACGAACGAGATCCTTTCAGGATTTTCGCTCTTTCCGCGCACGTTCACGTTAGAGAATTATCGTGTGATATTCACCGATCCCAGTTGGTACTGGGGTTACATTAACTCTATCATTTATGTCTCTTTGAACACGGTAATTTCAATCTGCGTGGCTCTGCCTGCGGCCTATGCGTTTTCGCGCTACCGCTTTTTGGGCGACAAACAGCTCTTCTTCTGGCTCTTGACCAATCGGATGGCTCCGGCGGCTGTTTTTGCGCTGCCGTTTTTCCAACTCTATTCGGCGGTCGGGCTGTTCGATACCCATTTGGCCGTGGCGCTGGCGCATTGCCTTTTCAATATTCCGCTTGCCGTGTGGATTCTCGAAGGGTTCATGCGCGGCATTCCCAAGGAACTGGATGAAACCGCCTATGTTGACGGTTACAGCTTTCCGCGCTTCTTCGTCACCATCTTTTTGCCGTCGATCAAGGCGGGCGTGGGCGTCGCGGCGTTCTTTTGCTTCATGTTTTCATGGGTTGAGCTGCTGCTCGCTAAAACCCTGACAGCGGTCGCTGCGAAACCGATCGCCGCAACCATGACCAAAACGGCGAGTAGCGCCGGGTATGAACTGGGGTTGTTGGCTGCGGCTGGAACATTGACCATCGTGCCGGGGGCGATCGTGATTTACTTTGTGCGCAACTACATCGCGAAGGGCTTTGCCCTGGGGAGGGTATGATGAAAGGATTGGCAATTCTGTTCCTGCTTATGTTCCCCGCTGCGGCCCAGGCCCAGAACAGTTGGGGGACTGTCGGGCAAGAACCGGATAAACCATTTTCATGGACTGCGCCGCTATGGCCAAGCTTCTGGATGGCATGGACGCCGGTTACTCTGCTGTTGTTTATCGGGATATTCTCCGCAATGGGTATCATTACCGTGCTGGAAATCAGACGCCCCGGAGGAGACGAACGCAAGGGTGCGCTGGGTCTGACCACCACACGGGGCGATCGGCTGTTCATTACGCTTTTGGGGACGGTTTATATTTTCCTAGCTTGGCTGGGGCTGGTCGGGATGCCACTCTGGGCTCCGCTTGGGATCAGCATTGCGTGGGGGATTTTCTGCTTTTGGAAGGTCTAACTTGGGTCGCTTGGCAGAGCGCCGCTTTTGTTGTCTACTAACCAGAGACGAGCAGATAAAAGTGTATAAATTGAACTGGGTAATGAATGCGGCAACGGAAGAAACACGATTTCCTTACTGATGTTGAACTCGAACTGATGTCTCATCTTTGGGATCTGGGGCGAGGCTCCGTTCGCGATGTTTTGGGATGCCTCGTTCCGGAACGCAAGCTGGCCTACACTTCTGCGGCCACAATCCTGCGGATCATGGAGCAAAAAGGGTTTGTTCGCAGCGACATGCAGGGCAAATCACTGATCTATGTACCTTTACTGGCCAAGGATACCTATCAGGCCAAAACCCTGCGCGATCTGTCGGACAAGCTGTTCGATGGCACACCGGCCACGCTGGTGGCACGGCTGGTCGATGATACCGGCATGTCGGAGCAGGCTCTCGAAGAGATACGGGCACTTCTGGACAGGAGACTGCGCGATGATCCGGCTGAATGATGCGTTTGATATCTATATCGATGCCAATATTGTCTTGGTGCTCACGGCGGCTGTCTGGATACTGACACGAGCGGCGTTACGCGCAACGCCACTGCGTGCGGCTTTCGCGCTGCAATTGCGGCTTGCTTATACATTGCTAGCAGCCATGGCGTTGGTGCCGCTGTCTGTTTTTGCGCTTGAACTGGCGCGCAACGGCGGTTTGCTGGACAAGAGCGCGGTGTTGAATTTATCCGATATCGCTGTTGCGCAATTTCTGGATGGCAGAATTGCCATGTCTCCGGTGGCATTCGAGGATATGCTGAATTGGCGCGCCAGATTTACACAAGCCATCGTCACACCGACCGGAGCGATCGGGTTGGTTATCGCGGTGTCACTGATGCTGGGCAGCGCGTTGGCGTTGGTGTGTAGCCTGCGCAGCCTGATTCGGGTGCACGGGCTGATTGGACGCAGCTATCTGTGGCGGCGGATCGGATCTGTTGATTTGCGATTGACTGACGAAATTCATGTGCCCTTTTCCACACGGGGCGTGCAGCGTCACTATGTTGTCCTGCCATCGGCGATGCTGGCGAGAGAGGGTGATTTGCGCATCGCGGTCGCGCACGAGTTACAACATGCACGCCAAGGGGATCTGGGATGGGCTCTCGCCATTGAGGGGTTGCGAGCGCTATTTTTCTGGAACCCCGCCTATCATTTCTGGCGCCGGGAGGTCGAACGCCTGCGCGAGCTTGCCTGTGACCAACAGGTACTGGCGCGCCGCCACTTCAGCGTCAAAGCGTATTGCGATTGTCTGATCCGTGCGTGTCGCAATAGTTTGCGCGACGACCGACGCCGCCAGATCGGCGTACCAGTGGTCAGCCTTGTTCCACTGCGTGCGGCGCGCGCCGGATGCCGCGCCTCTGTTGTGCTTCGCGGTCGGATTTTGTCGATGCTGCACGCGCGGCCTCTGGCGCGAATTGGGCGAGGGACGAATGCTGCAATCATCGGAATGGTGGTTGCGTCGCTGCTGATGCTGTCAGCCGCGACGCAACGCTCCGGTGACTGGAGCCACGATCGTCTGATGTTATCCACCATCGTCAATCTAGAGCGTTTGGCACAGCACAACGCGCCAGCACGTCTGGTCTGGTAGGCTGGTATCTGGGCCACGGGTCCTGCGCAGTCTGCATTCGGCGCTATACATTCCGCGCCACGCGGTTTAGGTGCCGCTGTCTTACGGTGCCGCATTGGCGACCCCATCCCCGAAAGAGACGGAACTGACGTGAAACAAGCTATTGCCGATGCCCTGCACGCCCGTGGATACACCACGCTCACACCCGTTCAACAGGCTGTTAGTCTGCCTGAACACGCTGGGGCCGACCTGCTGGTTTCTGCGCAAACCGGGTCGGGCAAGACGGTGGCATTTGGTATCGCCATCGCGCCGTCCATTCTGGGCGAGGCCGACAAGTTTGAGGCCGCCGGCGCGCCGCTGGCGCTGGTCATTGCACCCACGCGCGAATTGGCGATGCAGGTCAAACGCGAACTAGGTTGGCTATTCGCCGGGGCAGGGGCTGTGCTGGCCTCTTGTGTGGGTGGTATGGATATGCGCGATGAACGTCGCGCGTTGGCGCGCGGTGCGCATATCGTGGTGGCGACACCGGGCCGCTTGAGAGACCATCTGATGCGCGGGTCCATCGACTTGGGTGCAGTCCAAGCCGTTGTGTTGGACGAGGCCGATGAGATGCTTGACCTTGGGTTCCGAGAAGATCTGGAATTCATCCTCGGGCAGTCACCAGAGGATCGGCAGACGCTGCTTTTCTCTGCCACGGTGCCCAAAGCGATCGCGACGTTGGCGCAAAATTATCAGCGAGGCGCGATACGGGTCGCGACCCGCGCCGAAGAGTCTCAACATGCCGATATCGACTATCGTGCCATGTCTGTCGCTCCGCAGGATGCGGAAAACGCCATCATCAACGTATTGCGTTATTTCGAGGCCCCCAATGCCATCGTGTTCTGCAACACCCGCGCCATGGTCGGACGGATGACCACACGGTTGTCCAATCGCGGGTTTTCGGTCGTGGCGCTGTCGGGCGAGTTGAGCCAATCAGAGCGTAGCCACGCGCTTCAGGCGATGCGCGACGGGCGCGCGCGGGTTTGTGTTGCCACCGATGTGGCCGCACGCGGTATCGACCTGCCCAATCTCGATCTGGTGGTGCATGCCGAACTTCCCAGCAGCCACGAGACGTTGCTGCATCGTTCTGGTCGGACAGGGCGCGCCGGACGCAAAGGGGTCAGCGCGCTGATCGTACCCCCTAAGTCGCGCAAAAAGGCTGAGCGCATCCTGCAAGGGGCCAAGGTTCGCGCCACATGGACACCTGCACCGGGCGCAGATGAGGTCATGGCGCAGGATGAAACGCGCATGCTGGCCGATCCGGCGTGGCATGAAGCGGTCGCACCGGAAGAACAGGCCGCAGTGGACAAACTGACGGGGCATTTCACTGCGACGCAGTTGGCGGCAGCCTATCTGCGGCTGCGCGCTGAACGCCATTCAGCACCAGAGGATCTGTCCGATCCGGGGGCCAAGCCTGAGCCGCGCGCCCCGTTTGGTCCGTCGGTCTGGTTTTCGATCACCGGCGGTCGTGCTGCGGGTGCCGAACCGCGCCGGTTGTTGCCAGTGTTGTGCAATGCCGGGGGGATCACCCGCGATGACATCGGCGCGATCCGGGTTCGGGACGAAATGTCATATGTGGAAATTCGCAAACCCAGCGCCGCCAGTTTCATCGCTAGTATCGGTCCCGGCGGCACTGTCGAAGGGGGAGCAACTGTTACCCAAATGGATCGCGCGCCCGATTTCGTTAAATCCGGTGGCCCGGCGCGTCCTGCCAAACCAGCGCGCGCACCGAAATATGCAAAACCGGCAGGTGCGTCGAAACATGCCAAGCCCAAAACCAAGTCTGAAACCGCGATGGAAGACGGTGCATTGGTGTCAAAGCGCAGTCCAACAGCCAAGCGCGGCAAGCCAGACCATGCCAAGGGTCCGCCGCCACCCAAAGGCAAACCAAGCAGCAAGAAGAACCGTGTGCGCGCAGCGGCGGCAAAGAACGCTGGTAAACCCGGTGCTCGCGGCAAGGGTGGCCCGAAACGCGGCGCGTCCTAGCGGTGCCCGATCCCTGTCAGGTAGTGATCGTAAAATGCCTGCACCCCCCATTCCATCTGTGACAGAGGGCCGGGGACAAAGCGGTGGGCGTTTACACCCTCCTGATTGATGCGAATGATCCGCTCGTCATCCAGCGATGTGACATGCCACAGCCAAGTCAGCGCCGCGCGATCATAGTCGCGACCCTCTTGGGCATCGCCGCGGACATACCAGACGATCTGGATATCGGTTTGTTGCAGGGCACGCGGGACAAAGCGGTAGCCAACCACATGATCGGAATAGATCAGAAAATTGTTTAGAATTC from Roseovarius pelagicus includes the following:
- a CDS encoding ABC transporter ATP-binding protein, whose amino-acid sequence is MTLELHGITKHVAGQVHIKPTTLTLRTGHFNVLLGQTGAGKTSLIKMMAGLDPIAAGQVIMDGEDVTRLSTQKRNISLVHQFFVNYPHMTVFDNIASPLKVAGMAKSEIQGRVEEAADILQLRPMLHRRPHELSGGQQQRTALARAIAKESRAVFLDEPLANLDYKLREELREQLPELFAGRGAVVVYATSEPEEALLLGGETGLMEDGSVVQFGPTADIYRAPATLSAARVFSDPPINVAEVTKTGNEMQMGDAVRWSVPTAQAGLADGTYALAVRPHHVTPRPSATGTVRLNGEVLVTELSGSESSAHFRLNDTAWVSLSRGVHPFEIGQQHPFYLDPAGCFYFGPDGTLVAQGGSV
- a CDS encoding ABC transporter ATP-binding protein; this translates as MAKITLRRLRHSYDPSPKGPEDFALKQIDLDWSDGGAYALLGPSGCGKSTLLNIISGLLVPTEGQVLFDGQDVTGLPPDKRNIAQVFQFPVIYDTMTVYDNLAFPLRNRGVDESRVAARVAEIAQMLDVTDLLGVRAAGLSPDNKQKISMGRGLVRDDVNVVMFDEPLTVIDPHLKWKLRSKLKELHARVRATMIYVTHDQTEALTFADQVVVMQDGEIVQIGTPVELFERPAHTFVGHFIGSPGMNILPATQEGERVMLDGHDIALEGPITSGSGQLEIGIRPEFIELAETGLPARVRRMADVGRHNVVEAMIGDIPVKLVTEGPVPAQGSAVHLAFRPDHTRAYRDGWLATERVMP
- a CDS encoding carbohydrate ABC transporter permease; the encoded protein is MRTHNQKAWFFVLPVLLLVAFNALVPMMTVVNYSVQETFGNNIFFWEGLRWFQELLNSDRFHAALGRQFLFTGIILMIEIPLGIIIALSMPRKGMWVPVCLVLMALPMLIPWNVVGAMWNIFTLPKIGMLGYFMNDVLGVPYDMTQNPAAAWITIIVMDVWHWTSLVVLLCYAGLVSIPDAYYQAAKIDGASNWAVFRHIQLPKMKQVLTIAILLRFMDSFNIYTEPFVLTGGGPGNSTTLLSIDLVKIALGQFDLGPAAAMSLIYFAITLLVSWLFYTLMTKDDEQ
- a CDS encoding carbohydrate ABC transporter permease, which gives rise to MKKRSLIPILYIAFLMLPIYWLVSMSFKTTNEILSGFSLFPRTFTLENYRVIFTDPSWYWGYINSIIYVSLNTVISICVALPAAYAFSRYRFLGDKQLFFWLLTNRMAPAAVFALPFFQLYSAVGLFDTHLAVALAHCLFNIPLAVWILEGFMRGIPKELDETAYVDGYSFPRFFVTIFLPSIKAGVGVAAFFCFMFSWVELLLAKTLTAVAAKPIAATMTKTASSAGYELGLLAAAGTLTIVPGAIVIYFVRNYIAKGFALGRV
- a CDS encoding DUF2160 domain-containing protein, which produces MAWTPVTLLLFIGIFSAMGIITVLEIRRPGGDERKGALGLTTTRGDRLFITLLGTVYIFLAWLGLVGMPLWAPLGISIAWGIFCFWKV
- a CDS encoding BlaI/MecI/CopY family transcriptional regulator, which codes for MRQRKKHDFLTDVELELMSHLWDLGRGSVRDVLGCLVPERKLAYTSAATILRIMEQKGFVRSDMQGKSLIYVPLLAKDTYQAKTLRDLSDKLFDGTPATLVARLVDDTGMSEQALEEIRALLDRRLRDDPAE
- a CDS encoding M56 family metallopeptidase, which translates into the protein MIRLNDAFDIYIDANIVLVLTAAVWILTRAALRATPLRAAFALQLRLAYTLLAAMALVPLSVFALELARNGGLLDKSAVLNLSDIAVAQFLDGRIAMSPVAFEDMLNWRARFTQAIVTPTGAIGLVIAVSLMLGSALALVCSLRSLIRVHGLIGRSYLWRRIGSVDLRLTDEIHVPFSTRGVQRHYVVLPSAMLAREGDLRIAVAHELQHARQGDLGWALAIEGLRALFFWNPAYHFWRREVERLRELACDQQVLARRHFSVKAYCDCLIRACRNSLRDDRRRQIGVPVVSLVPLRAARAGCRASVVLRGRILSMLHARPLARIGRGTNAAIIGMVVASLLMLSAATQRSGDWSHDRLMLSTIVNLERLAQHNAPARLVW
- a CDS encoding DEAD/DEAH box helicase, producing the protein MKQAIADALHARGYTTLTPVQQAVSLPEHAGADLLVSAQTGSGKTVAFGIAIAPSILGEADKFEAAGAPLALVIAPTRELAMQVKRELGWLFAGAGAVLASCVGGMDMRDERRALARGAHIVVATPGRLRDHLMRGSIDLGAVQAVVLDEADEMLDLGFREDLEFILGQSPEDRQTLLFSATVPKAIATLAQNYQRGAIRVATRAEESQHADIDYRAMSVAPQDAENAIINVLRYFEAPNAIVFCNTRAMVGRMTTRLSNRGFSVVALSGELSQSERSHALQAMRDGRARVCVATDVAARGIDLPNLDLVVHAELPSSHETLLHRSGRTGRAGRKGVSALIVPPKSRKKAERILQGAKVRATWTPAPGADEVMAQDETRMLADPAWHEAVAPEEQAAVDKLTGHFTATQLAAAYLRLRAERHSAPEDLSDPGAKPEPRAPFGPSVWFSITGGRAAGAEPRRLLPVLCNAGGITRDDIGAIRVRDEMSYVEIRKPSAASFIASIGPGGTVEGGATVTQMDRAPDFVKSGGPARPAKPARAPKYAKPAGASKHAKPKTKSETAMEDGALVSKRSPTAKRGKPDHAKGPPPPKGKPSSKKNRVRAAAAKNAGKPGARGKGGPKRGAS